The Manis javanica isolate MJ-LG chromosome 6, MJ_LKY, whole genome shotgun sequence genome contains a region encoding:
- the CYCS gene encoding cytochrome c, which translates to MGDVEKGKKIFVQKCAQCHTVEKGGKHKTGPNLHGLFGRKTGQAPGFSYTDANKNKGITWGDETLMEYLENPKKYIPGTKMIFAGIKKSSERADLIAYLKTATKE; encoded by the exons ATGGGTGACGTTGAGAAGGGCAAGAAGATTTTTGTTCAGAAATGTGCCCAGTGCCATACTGTGGAAAAGGGAGGCAAGCACAAGACTGGGCCAAACCTCCATGGTCTGTTTGGGCGAAAGACAGGTCAGGCCCCTGGATTTTCTTACACAGATGCCAACAAGAACAAAG GCATCACCTGGGGAGATGAGACACTGATGGAGTATTTGGAGAATCCCAAGAAGTACATCCCTGGAACAAAAATGATCTTCGCTGGCATTAAGAAGTCATCAGAAAGGGCCGACTTGATAGCTTATCTCAAAACAGCTACTAAGGAGTAA